In Lacinutrix sp. Bg11-31, the DNA window AACGTCCAAGCTTGCGCAATATCTTTTGTCTTTAAAAAAACAGCTTGATGGCTGTCCAAATTATCCTGTTTAAAAACACCTGCATTTATTGGATCGTTTACATTTACAATAAATGGGAATGGTTTTTTTCTATAAACATTTAGTATTGGAACTATTGAAAGTGTTGGTAGAATTCTTGACCAAACAACATCTTCTTGAGTAATTGTATTATGTAATATCTTCGATTGTTTTTTTACCCAAATGGTCTCTAAAAGCGTATTATTAGAATTAAATACCGTCTTATTTAATGTATTTAAAACCTTATAAACTAAGCCTCCTAAACCTTTGTTTTGTTTTGATGTTTTATAGAGCAGTGCATTTGTTTTATGTTTTTTTATAAGCTTAATTACTCCTCCTTTAAAACTATAATTATTGAATGCAGAAATCACATACAACACACTTCCCTTTTTATATAAAATATCCAACCAATTTTTATTAACGATAGCTTCGCTAGATTTTTGATCTGGATGAACAGAATAAGCCGACACAATAATTCTATTAACCATCTATTCTGCTTTTACACTGTTATAATTACTAATCATTTGCTTTGGCAATTTTTTCCATGAGTAGAATAATTTCGAAAAACGCTTATTTAGAACCAACTTATAAAACAGTTTATTTTTTATAAAGTAACTAATACTATTCATTTTTTGTCTTTCTAAAAATCCAGAAATAACAACATCCTTATCACTATTATTAATAGCTATTTTAGACATCCAATCTTCCATAACATTACCCATGTGAAAAGCATAGTTCTCCTGCGTTGTTACTCTCCAATAATCAAATTCTAAAGCTGCAGAATCTAAATAACCTTCAGAGTTCCCTCCTAGTTTATAACCCAAATACGATTTTACAGTCTCAAATTGCTGCTTTTTATAGGTTGCTACAAAATGACCTGAACCTAATAGTACATTTACTTCTTTATTTTCGATACCTAAACCGTACTTTAAAAAATCTTTATTATAAGTCTCATCCCAACCAATACTTTTATAAAATAAGGCTAATGCTTTTGGTGACTTTATAGGAAGAAATTTAAAGTTTTTATTAAATAGGTTATCGTAAATAACATTTCCGCAATGCGATTTAAACATATTAAATTGAGGCACAATACCAACAACGCCAACTTTTGGAAAGGTTTTAAAAACCTTAGCTGTTTCTAATTGCCATCCGTTAGTAAAAAGCACATCTGCATCTGTAATGGTTACTAGCTCTATAGTATTACCAACCAACCCTTTTAAAATAGCATTTAATTTGCCAATGTTAGTGGTGTGTATTAATTCTTGAATGCTTCCTTTTTTGTATAAATGTTCAAGGTAATCTACAACTGCGTCACAACTTCCATTATTTACAATCGAAAAGAATGTGCTGTTGTGTGTTGTTTTAAATAAAGACTCTAAAGTTAATTTTAAAATAGATAAGCTATCTTTAAAATAACCTTCTTGATTAGGTATATAAACTGGCATTACTACCTGATGTGTAAACTCAGATTTTTCTAATACTTGGTCTTTATGTGGATTGTAACCTATTCTCATTTACAAATTAAGTTCTTTCTTGAAATTTCTTTATTTCATTTAAATTATTGAAACCATTTTTTTGATCTGGCTCTAAATAATTGCCTTCTGCCCATTCGTTCCAAGCTTTAATAAAAATAATTCTCTCGTCTTTATTATAGTTTTTAATTCTATCATAACAATTTTCTAAATTTTTAAAAAACAGCTCTGGCTTCGTGTTTATAATTACTTGCCCTTTATGTCCACTTCTTGGTGTGTGATCCCAATTTGGGCTACAACTTGGATAGAACTTTACACTCTTAGGTATGTCTCTATAATCACTTGCTTCAACGATTTTACTGTGATTGTAAATATTTCTTAATTTAAATGATTTGTATTTAAATTGATTCAATCTATAACCTGTAACTTTATTAACTAGTTTATCTAAAAACCCATACTTAACTCTCGAAAAAAGATGACTTGGACTTGGTGGTGTTAGAGCATCAAAACCTTGTTCTTTATATGGAAAATCGAAATGCTGATAGGCAATAAAATAGACTCCTTTTAATCCATTTTCAACAGCTAATTTATTCCACAATTTAATAAATGCATTTGAGTCTGGAAGTCCTGATGGATTATAAATGGTAAAAATTGGTTTATCGTTAATAGTTAAATACCTTTTATCTTTAAAAGCAGGTAGCACTTCGTAAAAATGATTTGTATAATCTTCAATGCCAGAATAAGTTTGATCCATTAATAATCTTTTAAACTTATCGCCATAATCTAATCCTCCCCATTTTACATTAGCCCAAGCTAAAGAAAAACCAACATCTGAAACATTGGATTTTAAATGTGCTTGAAATGGTTTTTCTAGCAAGCGCTTTCCATCACCAAACCAATAATGCCAATAACAAAAACCTTCTACGCCATGCTCTTTCGCCATTTTGGCTTGCTGTTCTAAAACTTCTGGAACTCTTAAATCATAATATCCTAAATCGGCTGGTAATTTTGGTTGGTCATGGCCTTTAAACAAAGGCTTCGCCTTACCTACGTTTGTCCACTCTGTAAAGCCTTTTCCCCACCACTCATCATTTTCTGCTACAGGATGAAATTGTGGTAAATAATAGGCGATTACTCTAGCTTTGCTCATTTTAAAGTTTTTATCTTTTAATGCTATTTTTTATTTTAATAAATGGCTTAAGAATATAACTTCCTAATCTAAAAGTGGTTGAAGACCTTATGTAATTTATATTATCCTCATTTATTTTATTAGAAATTACTTGACCATCAAATATAAATAATTCAACTTCATCTACTATTCCCTCTGAAGCAATAATTATATTATAAAGAGCTGGAAGTTTTTTCGGGTATATTTCTTCAAAATTTCCTGAAAATATTTTTAAATTCTCAAAAGAATTAACTGGAGCTATTATAGAACTTCCATTAACACAATTTTGAAAATATGTTTTAGTGTTAGTAAAATGCCTCTTGGCTAAATTTTCAAATTCTTCTAGGTATAACTCTTTTATGTGATAAGGATTATTTTTTTGTAAATCGGAATAATATTTTTTATCTGGAGAAGACATTATTAACATCCCATTTGGTTTTAAGACTCTTTTTATTTCTAAAAACATTTCTTCATGCTTGTCATGATGTTCTATTGTTTCAAAACTCACCAATACATCTATACTATTGTCTTCAAGCGGAATATTCTCTGCGCTACCAGTCAAAAAACTTAAATTATCATTTTTATATTTAATTTTTGCCTGATCTACAGCATCGTTATCTATATCAACTCCGATAACTTTTTTAGCTGCTTTTGACATTAAGAAAGAGCCGTACCCTTCTCCTGAGGCTATATCAAGTACTATTTTTCCTTTAACAAACATTGAGGACAACGCATACCTATGTAAATGTTCCACTGATACGTTACCATAAATAAAAGTCTCTAACCTTTCACCTGACCATTTTTTTTTCATATTACAATTAATCTATGTATTAATTTTCTTTTAAAATATTGTCTAACTTATTTACAAAATTAGTATCACTAAAATAGTCTCCAAAAGGAAAAACCGGTTCTTTAGATATTATATTTTTACTAATTAAGGCTTCTAATTTTTCTTTTACCTCTTCAATATCATCTCCACTTGCAATATACTTTACATCATTTATTAAATGCCTTAATTCACTACGTCTTGGAGACACACAAAATATTGGCTTATTTAAAGAAGCTAAAAAAGGAGCTTTACCAACAAGTATATTACAGTACAAAGGTCCGTTTTCTAGAATAATATTAATATCTGCACTATGCATTTGTTCGTAAGACGAATTCGAAAAATTAAGTGTTCCTAAAATAGAAATGTTTTTATTTTTAGCATATTTACTTCTTAATCTTTGCACATCACCTCCTCCTAAACGTAATACAAATTCTGTATGCTCTTTAATTTGAGTGTTTGTTTTTACTAAAGTATCATAGGCATCTAAAAGCACATCAATCTGTCTTCCAAATTGAATAGAACCATGATAGGCAAGTGTTACTGGTTTTTGCTTTTTACGCACATGCTCTATATCTGTTAAGTTGAAAACGGTTTCCGAGAATTGATGTGGCAACGTATAAAATTGCTTTCTAGAACCATATAAAAACTCTAAATCTTGAGACATCATCTTAGCTGTACTAATACAACCTTTAGCTTGCTGTACTACTTTATACATATTATGAAAACGGTTTAATTCGTCTCCAGACAACTCCTGCTTAGATCCTTGATACCAGAAAAACGGATAAGGATCGTGAAAGTTTATTATTGCTTTTTTTAAAATTTGAAGATCTTTCGCTGCCAAAATAATTTCATGATTTAAACCTGCACTTCTTATAAAAACATGATTGTATTTTGCATGATCTATAGTGGCAATATGTTTTGCATAAGATTTATGTATAAACCTATCGTACCAAGAGATATTAAATACTCGTCTTGTAAATCTATTTATCCATTTAACACTAAATGTTGGCTTTAAATTAATAACATGAGATTGTATTGAGTTTACAGGTAATAACTCTAACTGGTCTTCACTATTATGGTTTTTAATGTACAACACATCTATAATAGCCTTTGGATATGCCATTCTTAACTTTGCAATAAAAGATCGTGACACGATGCCTTCGCTTGTGCCAGAAACTCTAAGATCTTGTGCTATTACTAGAAAATTCATATTTACAACTTCGTTTTTATTATATTCTTTAACGTTTATCTTATACAATAAACTATTAGCATTCTACAATCTATAATTTAGCAACATTATACTAATTTACCATTATTAAATTGTCTGTCTTTAAATTTCAATATTGGTCTTTCAACAATAATCCATGAAAAATAGCTAACTACAATTATAAAAATAGTTTGCATAAAAAATTCTAAATATGAAAACTCATAGTGTGTAGCTGGAGTAATTATATTCAGCTTTCGTAATCCCCAAGCCCAGTATCTTGGTACTATATTGTGATACAAATATATTCCATAACTAATAGTACCAATAAAATTAAGAGCTTTATTACCTAATATGTGTTTTACTAAAAAACTATTAGAATGGTATAAACAATATGAAATTATTGACACTGCTATAATTGCCGCAGCTAATCGACTAGAAAAATATGGAATATTTACAACAAGTTGATGTATTAAAACCATAATTAGTGTTGGGAAAAATACAACTTTTATAATTTTTATAAATGCACTTTTATAAACAGGCTTTTTAATTTCTATATAGGCAAGCAAAGCACCTACTGCAAATGCATTAACACAAGACAATAATAACACTCCCGATTTTCCATCTATTAAAAAAGGATAAATTGTACCTACTATAATTAAAGCTCCAAAAAATATTAAAATCCGTTTTTTAAACATGAATAGTAATAACAATGGCCAAAAGATGTAAAATTGTTCTTCTACGGCTAGTGACCAAAAATGTGCTAAGGATCCAAACCATTTGTTTTGAAAATAATTTAAATAATTAGAACCATAAAACAAGTACCATAGTATATTCTCTTTAAACTGATTCCCAATGATACCACTAGTTAAATACATAAAAAGTAATAACAAATAGTATATAGGAAAAATACGCAAGCTTCTTTTATAAAAAAATTGCTTAAGAATATTTTGTTTTGAAATCTCTCCATTATTATGAGCTATAATTTGAGAAAAAAGGGAGCGTGATATTAAGAACCCACTTAATACAAAAAAGATATCTACTCCATAATTGCCTAAAGAAAGTTTATGCACAATATGGTCCTGTGGAAAACGATGAGAAACAATTACAAAAAGCACAGCAATAGCTCGAATGCCATTTAAACCTGATATATATTTCATAAAAGGTTATTTAATGTGTCTTTTATAAATTCTATAAAAAAATAAACGAAGCGGTAAGTGTAAATAAATAGCTTCCCATTTTAGTTTTTTTAGAGAAGGATAGTCTAGTGTATTAAAAATTCTATTAAACAGGTTATACTCCTTATAATCTAAAGAAACTTGAACAAAATAACGCAATATTTCTGTATTTAATAATTGCTTTTTATGTAAATCTGTAATCACTAAATGTATTGCATCTGCATAAGATTTAAGACTTGCTTCATTCTTGTTATTGAAATCGCCAGTAATTGATGCTTCGTGTTTTCTACCGTAATACAAATCTTTATCTATAGATATTCCTTTATTAACAGATGTAATAATTCTTGAATACACCTCCCATTCTTCAGCATATTTTAAATGCTCTGTATAACGATGGTTTTGGTAGCATGCTTTTGTCCACATAACTGCACAAGAATTAAATTGAAGCTCATTTCTAAGAATTTTATTAATATCTCTTTTATCTATATAGAAATGTGTGTATTCTTTAGAAAGGTCGAAATTATAATTAAAATCACCTCTAAAAACACGCCTTATGTATCGACAAAAAGAAATATCGTCCTTAGCAAATTCATCTAAACATATTTCTAAATTTTGAGGATGTGCAATATCGTCATCATCAAAAAATATAATGTAATCACCTTTTGCTAAATCTAATCCATAATTTCTTGAACCTGGCAATCCTTTTGTATAATTATCTGTTCTTTTTAAATAAGAAAAGCGTTTATCTTCTTCTAAAATGGGTTTTAAAACTTCACTTGTATTATCTGTCCCACCATCGTCGATTATCAGGCATTCCCAATTTTCAAATGTTTGTGCTTGTATGGATTTAATAGACTCAACAATGTATTGAGCTCTATTGTATGTTGCCATTATAATTGTTACGGTTGGTTTCATTATTTTTTAAAAAAAGAATATTTAATTAGTGTCTTTATTGTCTTGATATCTAATACACTATAAAAGTTAAAAATTATAAATGCAGCTCTTAAAATGTTTTTTCTTTCTTTATAATTTAAAACAAAAACATACGTTATTTTATTCATAAGCAGTTTCTTTAAATCGCTTTTGTTACTGTAGTTTTTGTACTTAGAAAGCGCATTAAAAAACTCAAAAAATATGCTCTTATTATTTTTAAGCCAGTCGAACTTTATTTCTCTATATATTAAAATATTGGTTTGAAATTTAGCAATAACCTCATGATTGCTTACCATTATAGATTTTGCAAAATTAGTGTACATTAATTCTACATTTTTTATAAAAAGTATATTTTTATCGTTATTTGAAGAAATACTATGGGTTAAACTATCTCCATGAAGTCTATAATTATACAGATTCTCTTTTAACTGATAAAACTCACTATGTAAAGAAGCTCTTAGCCAAAAATCGTAATCCTCAACTAAAAACAATGATTCATTATACCCTTTATTTTTATTAAAAACTTCCATTTTATATAAAAAACAGGATCCAATAAAATTACCAAACAGCACGTTTTCAAAATCTAAAAACGATACTTTTTTAATTTCTTTGCCATTACTGTCTATCTTTGAGATATCACTATATACAAGGTCTACTTTATTAGTTTTTAATGCTTTTAATAAGCGTTCAATGGCATTTAAATTAAATATATTATCATCACTAGTCCAAGTTACATAACTTCCTTTACCTGCTTTGTGTCCTAGATTTAAACTCGCTGGTAGTTTTATATTTTTTTTATTGTTAATAATAACGATTCTACTATCTTTTTCCTGAAATTTAGTTGCAATCTCTAAACTGTTATCGGTAGAACAATCATTAACTATAATTAACTCTATGTTAGTGTGTGTCTGGTTTAAGCAACTATTTATTGCTTCCACCAAATATTTTTCGCCATTATATACAGGCATAACTATAGAAACTAAATTTTTTATCATAGCTCTGTTTCTATCATTTTATTTTTAACTGTTTTTACAACTTCTAACCACTGTAATCCATAATTTTTATCAGGTTCTAGATAATTCCCTTCTGCCCATTCGTTCCAAGACTTTATTACAATAAATCTTGGATTGTTAACATTTTTTTTAACCTCATCTACTGCTACTTCTAAGTGTTTTTTCCAAGTTTCTGGTGTTGCATTTTTAAAGATTAAAGATTTTTTTCCGCTTCTTGGCGAGTTATCCCAATTAGGAAATACACAAGGTATATACTTATTATGTGGAGATTCAATATTAAATTCTGACACACCTTTAGCATAATCGAAAATTAAAGGTTTTTTGCGAACACCTATTTTATAAGAAGCTCCAAACTTTGTTTTTAATTTATTTTCAATTCTATTTAGTATACTTCCAAGCTTAAAAAAAGAAGGTTTTTGGTAGCGCATTTTAAGAAATACATCTATTCCTACTTGACCATAAATACTAGTATTATCTAGTACATTATTAGGCTGAGAAACAATTGTTGCTATAAAATAAACGCCATCAAAACCAGCTTGCTTAGCTAAACTATTAAACGTGTCTGTAAATGCTTTAAAATCTGGAATATCCTCAATGCGATAAATATGAAACATTGGTTTATTATCTACCAATATATACCGTTTGTCTTTAAAAAATGGTAGTAAATAATTAAAATATTCTTGATATCCTTTAACACCACTATAGCATTGCTCTACCAATACTTCTGGGTTATCTAAACCATGCCATATGCCTTTCCATGTTTCGTTTGCCCAGCAAAAACAGAATGGAATATCAATATTTTTATTAGCAAGCATAGCTTCTGCTGGCTTCTCTAATAACATCTTATCTGTATCAAACCAATATTGATAATATATAAAACCATCGACACCGTTCTCTCCTGCTAATTTAGCTTGTTCTTCTTGTATGATAGGCTGTTTCAACAAATCATAATATCCTAACTCACCTGGGATTATAGGTTGTTGGTGGCCTTTAAATAATGGTTTTGCTTTTTTTACATTTGTCCATTCCGTAAAGCCTTTTCCCCACCAAGCATCATTTTCAGGAATAGGATGAAATTGTGGTAAATAATAAGCTAGAAATTGAATGTCTTTTTTCTTCATTTATTTAATTTCTATTCTTTTTATATTTTCCGAAAATAGAAAAGCCAAGGAATTTGCTAAAAAAAACATCAATTACATATTTTTCGCTGTCCATTTGTTCTTTATGGGTTTCTTGTAACAAAATTATTTCTCTATCTAAATCTTGAAAAGTTCCATAATGCTTTACAAAAAAATCTGCGTGCTTTACATTAAGGTAGTTTAATAAATAGTCTGCTTTATTTTTATCTATACCTGTAAGCATAGAACTTTCTTTTATCCTATAGAAAAAACAAGTATTATCTAACTTAACTACTTTGCCTCCGTTTTTAAGCATTGCTATCCATAACTCCCAATCTTCCCAACCGTATAACATATTTTCATCGTAACCTCCAATACGTTCCCAATCAGACTTTCTAAATAAAGCAGAGCAAAAAATCATATTATTTCTACTCAAATTTTTAAGTGAAAAATCTTTTAAATTCCATTTTTCAGATACTGATCCAAACTTTTCTGCTTTTGCATAAACCACTTTAATGGCTTCATCTTTTTTAAAAGTACTTAAGGCTAAAGCAATATAATTGTCTGCAATTTTATCATCTGCATCTAATGGCAATACATAGATACCTTTAGCTCTATTTATTCCTGTATTTCTAGTCGCACTTAACCCAGCGTTCTCTTGATATATGTATAAAAACCTAGAATCTTTATCGCACCATCTTTTAGCAACTTCTTTTGTTTGATCTTTACTACCATCGTCTACAATAATACATTCCCAATCTTTGGCAGTTTGATGATAGACACTAGCAAGTGCCTCGTCAAGAAACTGCGATTGGTTATAACATGGAACTATTATTGAAACGTTAATATTCATACCTACCTAATTTAGTATTCAAAAATCTTTTTATTATTTTTTTAAATTCAATAAAATGCAATTGTCTCGAGTACAGATACAATAAATATATCCATTCTCTGTACGTTAGTTTTCTAGTTTTTAGAATATGATTTTCATATCTTCTTAATATTTTTATTTTATCTGTTTTTTTGTAAAACTTAAGCTTTCTGTTAATTAAGTTTTTATAAAATATTGTTTGAGAAACACTCTTAACCAATAGATTATCATCTTTTCCAGAAATATTTAAATTCGATAACCTGAAATAAACCAAGGTTTCATTTATAGTATAAATAGGTTTATTATCTGAAAAATCTAGCCAAGCATGATCATCACTGTTCCAAGCTAGTGGGTAATTATAAAAACCATATTTAACAAAGGATTGTTTTTTAAAAATATACTCTGACAAGGAGCTTCTTGTTAAATAATTAAATTTTCTAAAATAAGCATCTGTTGCAGACTCCCAAATTGGGTGTTTATAACTATCTGAAATAGTGTCATCTTTTTCATTTACAATTTTAGTAGCAAACCTTATCAAGTTTGTTTTAGATACAAATTTATTGTAATTTTCGTACCAAGATTCAACGACATTCTCTTCTAGATAATCGTCATCACCCAATATCATAATCCATTCTTCATTATTAGTTAAATTAATACAGCGTTCCCATTGTTTTGGTAACGACACACCTCCTAAATTCTCTTCAAAATGATGGTAAACAATATGTAATTGTGTTTTATATTTCTCTAATAAATGTAATGGATCTTCAGGACTCGCGTCATTACCAATATATACTTTAAAGCGCTTATTGGTCTGAATCGATAAAGATTTTAAAGTCTCATTAAAATGAGATAATTTATAATATGGAATTACAATTGCAAGCATTTATTTTATTATTGATTTAATTTTCTTTTTACTCTATTAAAAAAAGTAGAATAGGTTTCTTTTTTAAATATATAAATACCAAAAATAGTTTGATGATATTTTGGTAAAAACCACCAGATAAAATTTTTATTATAAATCTTATTATCTACAACAGAATTTGAGATGTCGTTTTTATTTCCATAATCTCCAAAATTATTAATTTGAACATAAACTTTTTTTATCCATTCTATATTAGGCACTTTGCTAGATAAAGCTTTAATAAATCTAAAATCTGAGGCTTTCCATTGATCCCATTGTGCTTCATCTTTATACTTAGAGTGAAAAATAATACAACATGAACCTATTGTATTAAGTTTTATTTCCTTTGAATTAAATTGTTCTTCATTAGGTAAAATTTTCCCATCAGGATATCTCATTTGCCATATAAAAATAGTGTCGTCGTTTGCTTTTTTTATTTTAGACACAATTTCTTTTAAAACTTTATTATGTAGCAAATTATCATCATCATCTAAAAACATTATCCAACCACTTTTTACTTGATTTAATAATGAGTTACAATATAAATTATAAGGTGCGTGTATGTGACCGTCTTTATGTTCAACAACAGGAATATTTACATTAACCTTAATTTTTTCAACATTATATAATTTAAGGTAATCTAAATCTTTTTCATTATCGTAAGACACAATATGGTTTACGTTATTGTAAGTTTGATTTATAATAGACTTATGGCAATTTGAAAAACCAAAAGGACGATTGGATGTTCGGGTAAGAACATTCAATAAAATATTTTGGTTTGAATGGGTTTTCATATTATTAGCAAAAGTTTTTATATTTGCAGCTGCTTATTAATAATTACAGAACATAAGATTATTAATAAAAAGAAAAGCTTATTTTACATAGAACAACAATGTTTATACTTCTCGGTAGTAATAACCTTTACTTCTTTAGCGCCAAAATAAGTTTGATAAAATATAGTTATACCTTTTTGCTTAAAGACAGATTGTAATTCGTAAAAAGTATCTTTTTCTCCTTGTCGTTGATAATCATCGAGAATAATTATAAACTGCTGGTTTTTGTCCATTTTCTTAGCAGCATACACTATATCGTACCTAGAGAAACGAGGACTTCCATGCGGCCCATCGACAACATATAAGTCGTAATTATTTTCAATTATCGATTTAAAATTTTCATAAACCTTCACTTGGAAATTTTTAACATCTCTTTCAACTATTGGACAAATCTCAATTTTAGATCTTTTGGATAATAAAAATTGTGATTCAAATGTTGATGCCCAGCTTTTGTCTTGTTCAATTATTAAATGAGTTGATTTAGTTAAATTAGAGTCTAAATAAGTAGAGATAAACTTAGAAGATTCTCCTAAACCCATTTCTAATATACTTAATGGTTTGTTGTCTTTTAGAACTCTATTAAGTATATAAAAAAAAGTATAGTTACCAGCCCATCTACCAATATTTAATGGCAAGTTTTCGATTGCTTTTTGACCTCTAATACTATCATGATATACTTGAGCCCATTCTAATTCTTTTAGATATTTTATTTGTGATTGTTGGAATTCTCTATTCTCCTTAACCAACCTTTTTATTTTATTAATCATAATACATTTGAGACTTTAAAATTAAACAAGGCTTTACTTTGACTAACTGAAACAGATGCACCATTACCATAATAATCTCCTTCTTCTACTTCAAAAGAAAATGCGTTCTGAATCCAATCTGATTCTTCGTTTTTAACCATTATATATGTAGTAACATAATATATACCTTTGTTAAGGTTTAGTTTATCAATTTTAAAAACCAGCTTATTTACTATCTCATTTTCTTCACTAAAATTAACTAAACTAGTACTAAGCCAAGCTATTCTTTGTCCTAAATTATCATCTATTCGTAAATCCATTTGGACATCATTAAGTTTAGCTTGAATATTATTATCTAGAGAAAAGGTGATTGCAAATGGAAATCCCGTTTGTGGTGTTTTATTTTTATTTTTACCTTGTATTTCAATTTCTTTTATTTTTAATTTTCCACTTCCTTTTCTATCATGAAATGTATTTACTTTTGAATCAACTTCTGATCCTTCTAAATAAAACATAACAGCTTCTTCTACATCTCCTTCAAAGGTTGTTTTCCCATTTTTAAGCACCAAAGCCCTAGTACACAAACTCTTAACCGCTGCCATATTATGGCTCACAAACAAAACAGTTCTACCATCGCCACGAGAAATATCTTGCATTTTCCCAATCGCTTTCTTTTGGAATTCTGCATCACCAACTGCTAATACCTCATCAATAACCAATATTTCGGGCTCTAAAAAGGCTGCTACTGCA includes these proteins:
- a CDS encoding glycoside hydrolase family 99-like domain-containing protein, which produces MKKKDIQFLAYYLPQFHPIPENDAWWGKGFTEWTNVKKAKPLFKGHQQPIIPGELGYYDLLKQPIIQEEQAKLAGENGVDGFIYYQYWFDTDKMLLEKPAEAMLANKNIDIPFCFCWANETWKGIWHGLDNPEVLVEQCYSGVKGYQEYFNYLLPFFKDKRYILVDNKPMFHIYRIEDIPDFKAFTDTFNSLAKQAGFDGVYFIATIVSQPNNVLDNTSIYGQVGIDVFLKMRYQKPSFFKLGSILNRIENKLKTKFGASYKIGVRKKPLIFDYAKGVSEFNIESPHNKYIPCVFPNWDNSPRSGKKSLIFKNATPETWKKHLEVAVDEVKKNVNNPRFIVIKSWNEWAEGNYLEPDKNYGLQWLEVVKTVKNKMIETEL
- a CDS encoding acyltransferase; translated protein: MKYISGLNGIRAIAVLFVIVSHRFPQDHIVHKLSLGNYGVDIFFVLSGFLISRSLFSQIIAHNNGEISKQNILKQFFYKRSLRIFPIYYLLLLFMYLTSGIIGNQFKENILWYLFYGSNYLNYFQNKWFGSLAHFWSLAVEEQFYIFWPLLLLFMFKKRILIFFGALIIVGTIYPFLIDGKSGVLLLSCVNAFAVGALLAYIEIKKPVYKSAFIKIIKVVFFPTLIMVLIHQLVVNIPYFSSRLAAAIIAVSIISYCLYHSNSFLVKHILGNKALNFIGTISYGIYLYHNIVPRYWAWGLRKLNIITPATHYEFSYLEFFMQTIFIIVVSYFSWIIVERPILKFKDRQFNNGKLV
- a CDS encoding glycosyltransferase family A protein; its protein translation is MRIGYNPHKDQVLEKSEFTHQVVMPVYIPNQEGYFKDSLSILKLTLESLFKTTHNSTFFSIVNNGSCDAVVDYLEHLYKKGSIQELIHTTNIGKLNAILKGLVGNTIELVTITDADVLFTNGWQLETAKVFKTFPKVGVVGIVPQFNMFKSHCGNVIYDNLFNKNFKFLPIKSPKALALFYKSIGWDETYNKDFLKYGLGIENKEVNVLLGSGHFVATYKKQQFETVKSYLGYKLGGNSEGYLDSAALEFDYWRVTTQENYAFHMGNVMEDWMSKIAINNSDKDVVISGFLERQKMNSISYFIKNKLFYKLVLNKRFSKLFYSWKKLPKQMISNYNSVKAE
- a CDS encoding bifunctional 2-polyprenyl-6-hydroxyphenol methylase/3-demethylubiquinol 3-O-methyltransferase UbiG, which codes for MKKKWSGERLETFIYGNVSVEHLHRYALSSMFVKGKIVLDIASGEGYGSFLMSKAAKKVIGVDIDNDAVDQAKIKYKNDNLSFLTGSAENIPLEDNSIDVLVSFETIEHHDKHEEMFLEIKRVLKPNGMLIMSSPDKKYYSDLQKNNPYHIKELYLEEFENLAKRHFTNTKTYFQNCVNGSSIIAPVNSFENLKIFSGNFEEIYPKKLPALYNIIIASEGIVDEVELFIFDGQVISNKINEDNINYIRSSTTFRLGSYILKPFIKIKNSIKR
- a CDS encoding glycosyltransferase family 2 protein, with translation MIKNLVSIVMPVYNGEKYLVEAINSCLNQTHTNIELIIVNDCSTDNSLEIATKFQEKDSRIVIINNKKNIKLPASLNLGHKAGKGSYVTWTSDDNIFNLNAIERLLKALKTNKVDLVYSDISKIDSNGKEIKKVSFLDFENVLFGNFIGSCFLYKMEVFNKNKGYNESLFLVEDYDFWLRASLHSEFYQLKENLYNYRLHGDSLTHSISSNNDKNILFIKNVELMYTNFAKSIMVSNHEVIAKFQTNILIYREIKFDWLKNNKSIFFEFFNALSKYKNYSNKSDLKKLLMNKITYVFVLNYKERKNILRAAFIIFNFYSVLDIKTIKTLIKYSFFKK
- a CDS encoding glycosyltransferase family 2 protein codes for the protein MKPTVTIIMATYNRAQYIVESIKSIQAQTFENWECLIIDDGGTDNTSEVLKPILEEDKRFSYLKRTDNYTKGLPGSRNYGLDLAKGDYIIFFDDDDIAHPQNLEICLDEFAKDDISFCRYIRRVFRGDFNYNFDLSKEYTHFYIDKRDINKILRNELQFNSCAVMWTKACYQNHRYTEHLKYAEEWEVYSRIITSVNKGISIDKDLYYGRKHEASITGDFNNKNEASLKSYADAIHLVITDLHKKQLLNTEILRYFVQVSLDYKEYNLFNRIFNTLDYPSLKKLKWEAIYLHLPLRLFFYRIYKRHIK
- a CDS encoding glycoside hydrolase family 99-like domain-containing protein, whose protein sequence is MSKARVIAYYLPQFHPVAENDEWWGKGFTEWTNVGKAKPLFKGHDQPKLPADLGYYDLRVPEVLEQQAKMAKEHGVEGFCYWHYWFGDGKRLLEKPFQAHLKSNVSDVGFSLAWANVKWGGLDYGDKFKRLLMDQTYSGIEDYTNHFYEVLPAFKDKRYLTINDKPIFTIYNPSGLPDSNAFIKLWNKLAVENGLKGVYFIAYQHFDFPYKEQGFDALTPPSPSHLFSRVKYGFLDKLVNKVTGYRLNQFKYKSFKLRNIYNHSKIVEASDYRDIPKSVKFYPSCSPNWDHTPRSGHKGQVIINTKPELFFKNLENCYDRIKNYNKDERIIFIKAWNEWAEGNYLEPDQKNGFNNLNEIKKFQERT